One bacterium BMS3Abin08 genomic window, CCGAGGTAGCGATGGAAGATGGATTGAGATTCGCAATCAGGGAAGGTGGACACACGGTCGGTGCCGGTGTGGTCACCAAGATCCTTGAGTAGGGAGATTATGAACCAGAAAATAAGAATAAAACTAAAGGCATATGATCACAGGGTACTGGATCAGTCCGTGAAAGAGATCGTGGAGACGGCAAAGAGGACCGGCGCCAGAATTGCCGGGCCGGTGCCACTGCCTACGATGATAAACAAAATTACCGTGCTCAGATCACCCCATGTTGATAAGAAGTCAAGGGAGCAGTTTGAGATAAGGACTCATAAGAGGCTTATAGATATATACGAACCCACACCCCAGACTGTGGATGAGCTGATGAAGCTTGAACTTGCAGCAGGAGTGGATGTGGAGATTAAGCTATGACGGGTATCCTCGGTAAAAAGCTCGGTATGACTCAGGTTTTTGATGAGAAAGGGGTGGTAACCCCTGTAACGGTTGTCGAGGCAGGACCCTGCAGGGTCCTGCAGGTAAAGACTCAAAAGAGCGATGGTTACGATGCCGTACAACTTGGATTCGATGAAATCAAAAAGAAGAAGAAGGTGAATAAGCCCATGACGGGTCACTTCAAAAAGCCTGACCTGCCGCCTTACAGGCTTTTAAGGGAATTCAGGTCGGCTGAACTGAGCGTCGGCGACGAGGTGACTGTTGAGCGGTTTCAGAAGGGCGATCGCATAGCTGTAAGTGGAGTATCCAAGGGAAAGGGTTTTCAGGGTGTCATGAAGAGGCATAACTATGGGGGTGGCCCCGGTTCTCACGGTTCGATGTTCAATAGGGCGCCCGGTTCCATAGGCGCAAGTGCATTTCCTTCGAAGGTGTGGAAGAATAAAGGCATGCCGGGCAGGACCGGAGGCGAGCGTGTAACGGTAAAGAACCTGACCGTTTTGGATGTAAGACCCGAACAAAACCTGCTCCTTATAAAGGGTGCAATACCCGGACATAATGGAAGCTATATAGAACTAAGGAAGGAAGATTGAATATGCCAGGGGTAGAAGTAAAGGACAGAAACAATAGTGTGGTAGAAAAGATTGAGATGCCGGAGGGCATATTCGGTCTTGAGATTAAGACCTCATTATTGCATGCCGCTGTAGTAAACTACCTCGCAAATCAGCGTCAGGGGACGCATGCAACGAAGACACGGGGGAAGGTAAGGGGAGGAAGCAAAAAACCCTGGCGTCAGAAGCATACCGGTAGGGCAAGGCATGGGACTAACCGTTCTCCCTTATGGAAGGGCGGCGGTGTTATTTTCGGTCCACATCCAAGGGATTACTCATACAGG contains:
- the rpsJ gene encoding 30S ribosomal protein S10, which produces MNQKIRIKLKAYDHRVLDQSVKEIVETAKRTGARIAGPVPLPTMINKITVLRSPHVDKKSREQFEIRTHKRLIDIYEPTPQTVDELMKLELAAGVDVEIKL
- the rplC gene encoding 50S ribosomal protein L3 — translated: MTGILGKKLGMTQVFDEKGVVTPVTVVEAGPCRVLQVKTQKSDGYDAVQLGFDEIKKKKKVNKPMTGHFKKPDLPPYRLLREFRSAELSVGDEVTVERFQKGDRIAVSGVSKGKGFQGVMKRHNYGGGPGSHGSMFNRAPGSIGASAFPSKVWKNKGMPGRTGGERVTVKNLTVLDVRPEQNLLLIKGAIPGHNGSYIELRKED